The following are encoded together in the Pygocentrus nattereri isolate fPygNat1 chromosome 15, fPygNat1.pri, whole genome shotgun sequence genome:
- the lsm7 gene encoding U6 snRNA-associated Sm-like protein LSm7: protein MADKEKKKKESIFDLSKYIDKPIRVKFQGGREASGVLKGFDPLLNLVLDGTIEYMRDPDDQYKLTEDTRQLGLVVCRGTAVVLICPQDGMEAIPNPFIQQQDG, encoded by the exons ATGGCG gacaaagagaagaagaagaaggagagcaTATTTGACCTGTCAAAGTACATTGACAAACCCATCCGAGTAAAGTTCCAAGGTGGACGTGAGG CAAGTGGTGTCCTAAAGGGTTTTGATCCTCTGCTGAACCTGGTGTTAGATGGCACAATTGAATACATGCGTG ACCCCGATGACCAGTACAAGCTGACGGAGGACACCAGACAGCTCGGCCTGGTGGTCTGTCGAGGGACAGCGGTTGTGTTGATCTGTCCGCAGGACGGCATGGAGGCCATTCCAAACCCCTTCATCCAGCAGCAGGACGGCTAA